The segment tcattaagaggattagaggaattacccatgtcctcgttaaataggccattcaaattaggttccatctcctcagtaattaaaccttggaaggacttaattctaaggcttcgtctaacgggaatagtgtaagtagggcttattgttgtaaaactcatgcactaaagagagagagaagattttgaattttagaggtagcaaatttcaataaaatcagccaatctcctagatttaagctgttaaatgcaatcaggacaatctcccaaaatttcggaaaaaatgtccgggaccgtggtgaacggagtgcacacggtcctcgcaacttttttcgaaattttcagggatgaaagttatgatgattttaaagctaatctgaaaaaattgagtgattttacgatctatagataggccaaattaaagttgcaatctcaaaattgaaccctaccaagattgttgaaaaatgtaaattttgaattttgaaaaagagggggaaactgaaattttgaattttatgattttagagggaatactaaaagcaatgcaagttttgaaattttaaaaattgactcaatttcacgcaaaattcaattttgaaagcggaaatcaaggttgttgcaattaaacacttaatttcaaaagtcacaaactgcaaaaatttgaataaagcactgaaatttcgaatgaatgccaacacacttttcagatttaggactgtaagaaacacaattttaacacaaatttcaatttcaacaatttttgaatgattataagcctttatccaagcaatcactagaccaactttgactttaattttgaaagtgttaaaattgataaaatcagccaaaattctagattttagcagaaaaatacagtaagatctagctcccgaaatttcggaaaaaatttcggggacgatggcgctcggggtgcacacggtcctcgcaacttttttccaaattttcagggatgaaagatattgtgattttgttgcggaatccaaaattacagccgatttggaggtgttttgatcagtgaaattatcagtcaaaggttgaatcaagaaggttttaaaaattagggttttgacgcttaaccacttaattttcaaaattaaagcacaaatatgaattgacaatttgcaatagaagggtaaatctgaaacaagcattaacaattaaacattccacaagtttaattactaaaaagaaaattttagggtttttatgcaattagcctctaaaatttgcaaaagatcacacatggaaatgtaattaaggaagcaaattttttagatctaaccatgaataatcagaatgtggatgttcacgtcaggttcaccaaaatgtaaagcggaaaaatcgaaccctagttgttctcccctccccaactccaaggagagagaagggaggtcactagggttgatggttttcacttaagagagactttacattcaaaagaggggttgaaacccacaagatccaatcccacacaatgcagaattggattctaaatgagtttcaagggttaagacatcaaggataccctcttttgtaaagaatatagatagaatgattgaactaggaatgcatgtaaagtaagaaagattcgcttataaacagagatagggatacgggatgaagctgcggacctggaattagcagtaaaatgtcaagacggtgctgttttgcaaatttgagcgaaagtcgATGGGACGATGGCgttcggcgtgcacacggtcctccgaaaaatccgcgaaacgaagggggacctgttcgtctctgcacaaggattccagatcttcaattacagccgcgtacttgcaacctacacatagaaaagagaggacgattggggggttagggattagaggtttgcctttaggtcaaaccccggttttggaattaaccaagaaatgagaatgttgtaaacgtaaatgtttgtaatgtaaacaagtaccgataccttgttgtaagaatgtttgtattcttacatgcgaaggtgtaatgtatgttatgtgttatgtgttgtaagtgatctcctcttcaatggttgaatccttgtcttgaatgcaacacctagccttgaatggagacttagaatgctcaattgcttgaaggaatacttgaatgcttgaatgtttgaatgttttaatatcgctttcgcctcttgcttttgcttattttcttcctcccctttctaggagaggaaaagtagtttatatacttgtcaattagggttgagagactgatttttttgaccttaggccgacctagaagcattattttccaatttgcaaacttcaagacccaatgccaaaaaggagaccgggcccaaaatagggccagggaccagggcgctgggcgccatggttccacctcccgggacagcagggtgcaaggagagatcaggccaaggtgcaaaaagatgcagtttttgatgtcacaagcaggtttcggggtctccattcaggttcaacgttgtgtcgccatcgtgaagacccaaatgcagtcgaaattgcaagtgtcacaattttaggacgctacaggtggtttataaaaatatttttcatttgatatATCCCAAAATAATTACATATTATTTTTAGCTAAATAAGTTAGGTTCAATGCATATGCTTTATAAGTCACCCATAAGTAATATAAAACAAAGTTGTGGATGCATATGCTTTGGAATTCATCATACATATTATTTAGAATGaagtttttatttcaaatttatgagATAAGTAAAGATTAAGGTTTTATTAACCTTGCAAATCCTATGTACTCCATGTCTTTAACACCTTAGGAATGTCTACATGGATGCTTAAGGGGTTGTAGAGTACGTTATTTATTAATTATGTTCTCTTAGTTGACTTATGTATTACTTGTAATTCTAATGAATAAGGTAAGTTAAACACTAAGTGGGAGGTTACTTATGATAGTGGTGGTTACATAATGGTTTGAGTGACTTTCTCATTTTCAAGTTCTACAAGAGAAATTGGATTATCTTTTTTATAATGGATGAGCCTTGCCTAGGTGCAAACTTGAAAATGGAGCACTACCTTTTGGGATCTATGTGtcataaattttgatatatcaatGCAACACTTATATTGCATTAATATATGTTTGTACTCTCTTCGATAGTGGAGTTTTTATAAAGAggttttctccatgtatatttaATGTTATAAGTTTGGTTTTAAGTTATTTCTAATTTCATTGATTATTATATATCTCCCCATTCTATTTAAATAGTAGTTAACAAAAGGTTACTTCAATTAGTAAATTGGAATTGTTAACTATTGATTGAActtttatttgtaatattttagtTGATTTTATCAACATTTATTATCAAGGCTTTCATTCTATCTAAAAAATGAGGCACATTTCTTCAAGTGTTGGAGTTTTGGGCTAAAGTGGGAGCTCTTGACTTTGtgattttataaatttatatgtatttggCTAAAAATATGGAATCTACTTATCATTCAACTATTCAAATATTAAGAAATTAAATGGAACCTGGTACGAGTTGCAGAAGCCAAAGGTGGGAGATCTCCTAGAAGCCAGGGTTCAACAAAAAATAGTTCACATTGATTGACACATAATTAATAGTTGTTAATTGCATGCCAAAAAAATAATAAGCCTCGTAATCCTATTCACGATAATGATGAATCACTCTCCATCCAAAAGATTATATTCCTACAATTTACAGAATGTGGAAAAATATTCCAACACTTAATAACAAGGCAAAAAACTATTTTTCTACCCAACAAGAAACAAAAAGAATTTTGTCATTATGATGAAAGTAACTGTTCTCGTTTACAAGTATACATCAACCTATCACCTTCGTTGATGTTGATATCATAATACAGAACAAGCTTCTATGTCACCCAAGATTTCAGATCTAAGATTGAAGGCCCAATTTTGCAGGTTATGCTTAGGAGTTTACAAAAATACCAAGTTTGAAAAGGCAATTCTCGTTAGCTGTCTACGAACAAAATGCTTGACCGCCATAGATTCTAAAATCCATACTTGTCTGTGATAAAAAACAAACCTTGTACTGAAATTTGCATTGAAGACATCATCAATTAGCAGAGATTAAATCATCACCATCCAGTGATGATAGCGTTACAAAGAGCTACAATTTTCCGGCTTGAAGGAGACTTCATTCCTGGCATGGTCAAAAAGAAAATGGAAGTTCTGCTGTGCGAAGTTACCCAACACAGAAAAAGACCCACTTTCAGCAAAAGCAAGGCACCACAGATCAGGACCCGCCTCAATAAAATAGTTCCCTACAGGAAGATTCATATCTATGCCTCCCTGGAAATGGAAAGTAACTGAGGGCCACCTTTTAGGCCTTGCTCCATAGCACAAATCCAGGGACACAGGTACTTCCTTCACAGGCTTCAATCCCACAGCCTTTCTAATGGCTTTCCTCAGTGGCCTGTAAACAGACCTGACAAAGTAAGTTAGGGTTGTCCCACTATCAATGATCACCCCTCCACTGCCACTACGTTTAACCCTAAAAGCCCTCGATGTAACCTGCAGGGCCTCACCTGAGACGCTTACACCAGTCATGGGAATGTACCAGAGGGAAGGATTCCTCTTGTTCTGTACCAAGCTCAGAGTCTGGCCTCCCCTGAAGTCAGCTGCATGCCCGAAAAACATCGGGCTGGTTTGGCTATGGGGAGAGCTAATGGGTAGCAGGCAATAGGAGAATTTGTAGGAGATCTTGGGACCCAATTGGGAAATCAGTGACAGAGGGCCTCTTCCCAATCCAACAAGCCCATTATTGCCATGATATTTGCCCTGGTTCCTATAACCACACCCAAATACAATCTCCCGGGCTTTTGCACGCCTCCCAATGGTGAATGTCTCATAGGCCAGATCACCAGCGGTATAAGTTGCATCTGCATATGAATAAGTGTATTGGCAGCCTCTCAGGCATCTGAGTCTCAGAGGCTCCATTTCCTGGCAGAACCTGTCGTTGCAGGAAAGGCGTTTGTAGGTGATTGATTTCCGGGGATCAAAAGGGGGCGCTCTCTGCCTCATGCAGGGCTTGCAGGGCTTGCATTGGGTCCAAATCAGATCACTTCCTGTGTCCATGATGGCCTTAATCCTCACACCCGGTGTTCCCACTGAAAGACTCATCAGGAACTCCCCGTTCCCCACATGAACCGGCGTTCGGATGCCCAATGTCAGGTTCCCAATTCGGTTCTGGCTTCGCTCCACTGCAAATCTGATTCGATCTGGAACACCCAAATGATTGTCTCTGCGATTCAGATGTACCCTGAATCCCAATCCCCCTTTTTCATACATTGAAGAATCGTTTAGCAGCATGGAATGGGAACCCATTATGGAGACTAATTGCAGAATCAGCAGCAGCTTAAAGCCcatgaaaccctccattttcataATGGGGGTCTTCAACAACAGGTCTTTCTGATTGTTGTTAGACAGATAGTTATTGGGTAAATTCTTCCTGGTTCAAGAATCATatccaaatgaaaaaaaaagtcaGTGATCTGGAGGGGAGATACAGATAGTTATCGGGTTAATTCTTGCTGATTCAAGAATCACATCCAAAACAAAACTGTCAGTGACTTATATGCCCGGTAAAGTTTGTTGCGTAGAGTATGTAATCCTGGTAATTAGGGATTCACGCGGTAATGTCCTTATCTCCATTCACATGGAATATAGCAATGATTTTCCAGTCTAGCGCCAGTCCATCACACACACAAATAGACAGACAGTGGCATAAAATTTGGGATATTATCAGGTAAAACCAGCTCATCCCTGCATTGAAAACATGCATCTACGTTTTGTTTTCATGAAatcctttttctctttttcttgcgCGGTGTGTGTTTTGCATCCAGTTATAGCATCTGTTCGAGCTGGTGCTTCCAGTTGCCTTGCTTCCCCATTATGTGGAAGATCTGTTATGGTTGTTCTAAAAACCTGGCTCATGTTTTGAGAAGTTTGTTACAGTGGAATATAGTTGCAATTCAAGTATACATTTATTATAATGAGATACTCTTTATGTTTGATATCTTTTCTTGTAAAGAATGCAATTTAAACTTGAGTTAAAAGTGTTCACGTACTCTTCTATGCTGTGTAGTGTAATTAAGTATAAATTAATTTAAGGAttgaaaatttctaaaaatagaaatttatttaataaaaattagTAAGTCTTTAGTGTCTATAAATAGTAAGTTGGAGTCATAGGACAGTTAAAaagtaatattaatttaataatttatttgttttgatacaaatttatatttttttaaataaattgataTTAAATTAATATCTTCATTTGGTGGGTATGGGTTGTTAGAAGTTTCCTTGACATCTTGTGATAATTTTGACAACTAATGGCTTTGTAATGGATTCTTATGaaagttgtcaaaaaaaaaaaatgattattctcTTATAATGCAAGTTTCCTCCTAGTCAAGTAGTGGTATTTGGGCATctaatttgattttgaatttgaatatcATATATTGAGAAATTTGAGGCATTTGACTCATTCAAGATTTGGCTTTCAGTTTGATTTTTGACTTACAGTTCTTTAGTGGTTTGAAAGTAGTGGAGACAAAGACATGTTGAATATGATGTTCATGGTTTCCAAGTAATCTAAGTGGTTGAAAGTAGGGGAACAAAGACATGTTGAATATGATGTTCATGGTTTCAAAGTAAACTAAGGTCGAGAGGTCAAGGGTTGTTGAGGATAATCTCATTCAGAGGTTGCTTTTGTGCAAAATGGTTAAagatttgtttgtagtttcagtattTGGTTTGCAAGTGATTTTTGTgtagtttgtaatgattttattgataTTTTAGTTTTTTAATGATATTGTGAAGTGTTTGGATGTGGGTTTGCTATTTTTGGTTGTTCATACCCTCTTTCCAAGAACGAAGGTCATGCTTTGCAATTTTAGAGAGTTCTCTTAGAGTTTTGACAAGTTGCAGGCAAGGGTTTGAAGATGTAGTTTGggttctaagtgattttgagtttGTAGAAGCTCATGGAATCCTTAAGGCCATGTGATTTTTTATTCCCATCTATGTTTTCATTTATTTTGTCAATAAGAACATTGGTATGAAGTTTGGAGGGTTTTGCTGGAAATTGGTGTAGTTCGCAGTATGTTCTTGTTCCATTTTGCTCAATGAAGTTGCAACAAATTGTGTGTGGCCTGATATTAAAGAGATATTTCAATAAAAACATTTCATTCTTAATTAAAAATTTGTAAATGAGCATTACTTTCTATTTTGTGAAGTTGATTGCAAAATTGGGTTGTTCTCACTAGCTACAATTGCacaattatgatgaaatatttctaaaatgatttgttttagaaatttttttgcaagtttaatataaaataattagagGATATTAGATATGATATTAAATAATCACAAGGGACATCACAAAAAggacacgtctattctggctccaaaacgacagtttgaattgactaacatgcgtgttagtcacacattttacaccatcgattttgcaataaacgactccgattgactaacacgtcgctatcaaaAACAATCACATTGCAAAATACTCCAAAATCAAGAACACCATTCTCATAGACAAGAGTAActtagatgagaaaggaaaagagaaagtagaagagatcaaggagaagcatgagaagatatGGGTAAGAAAGGATGAATCCAAAGTTGAAAATGGGTTTGCACCCAaatccggtgcaggatcttcatctggcAACTAGGGCTTTATGTCTTAGGGGGAGCTTTTTCATGCAGATTATGAGAACCCCCTCTTTGATGGTCTACAATCATTTCCAGAAGGTTGCAGAAAGATTGAATCACATATACAAATGATATCCAAAAGTTTCAGAAGGATCTAGTGCTTCGGTATGCAATTTCATGAAAATCATGGTAACCagttgtgcatttattacagtggaaaattaggttttcgaaggatAAAGGTGCATTTTGaaacttcatttgtcacaatgcgatcaagcgagtagagaagagaagagagtAAAGAATTTGGCGATTTCTACAACAATTTCAACGACTCCAAAGTGAATTTCAATGCTCGGGtgtgaagcaaggtatttattTGTTCAGACTTTTAGTTTTCTGCAAACCCTGGCATTTGAAATGGCTTTAATTTCGGGTGTTGCTACCCCATTGGTGGTTGATATTAAAGATAGGGCCCAACTATTCTTCAAGAAACACCCCTTCAAGTTGGTTGAGGATGATCCAGAAGTTGCATTTTCATATGTGCCCTACAACGTGTTGCATAACAAAGATATCAGGGATTACATTCACTATGACCTTGAAGATCTTAGAAATGCGAACATATTGGATCTTTACAACAAGCATTTGGCTAacggtttgggaaatctcaaacctgaGTATAAGGTGCTTCAAGAAAAGGGTTTCTCGCAGTTCATGCATTTTCTGTTGTTTGGTGAGGTAGAATGGATCTGGTATATTTGTAGTCAAGTGCATGATGAGTTCATTTGGCTTGATAGGCCACATAAAATCACCAAGTAGGCAATTTGTGTCGTGACAAGCTTAGCCGAAACCGGTGGTGTGCCCAGTTTGAGGAAAGTGTCAAATGACATGGTGATAGGCACCATTGGCTCGAGATTTGATAGCAGAGAAATGTCCATAAATGAcatcttcaagattgatgtgaagtttgcatcaatATTAGTCAATTACAAGGTTTACCAATCTAGCAGGTACAACTTTGTGTCCGGTATTGCTATATATTCTGCATACCAGATGCTTAAGGATGATAAAAGGTATGATTTGTGCACTGCACTTCTGAAGGAATTGTTGAGCAAACTAAAGAAGATCAAGCATGATAAGAAGCACACATTTAAATATGGGACACTTCTTATTTGCCTAGCCTTATTCTTCCTAAATGAGATACTCGATATCAAAGGTAAGTTCCAATGGGCCTTTGATAGACTGGTGGCCATGCAGATCAAAGAGGGATTATGGGGAGTTGGAGATGCTACCATGAGGCTATCTTCCCTCTAGGGatatttcaaaaccttccaagcaaCAATGAAGATcggggaaaggatccctaaggaggTTGTTGAAAAATATGTtgcaaaccatttgcttcatggtcgaTAAGGATCAGTGTCTAATGGAAGTAGTGGAGCCCCggatagtatggatcatgcccatggggtatgaagttgactttgttacacttgaggcatatgcccaACATCTTCTAAGTCAGCcggtggatcccaaggaagggagatttggaaTTTACAAGAAGAAATACCTCAGTCTGCATATGCAATTTACTGCTCCTGCCCGAAAAAGAAAGGTTACTAAGATAGAAGAGGAAGTGGTTGCCTAGATGGGTTTTACCAAGGAGGACGTGAAGAAATCAAGGGAGAAATATGCACAGAAAGAGACTAAGTCTACTCCTGCTCCAGTTGCACAACTTACAAAACCTAGCCCATCTGGGAAGGGTTTTCTGAAGTAGAAGGAGAAGCCAAAGAGAACCTATATTGCAGTATCTCTGGTATCCTTAGAAACTAAGTTTGAGGAGGAGGCAGGAAATTCCAAGAAGAAGGGACAATTTGTCAGAGTGGTGAGGAAGCTACAATCCCATGGAGCCCAACAAAACAAAAAGACCAAATCATGTGGAATAATTTTCAGAACAAAATATGTATTGCCTATGGAATATTCAAACATATCTCTAATCAATGCAGGgaaagaccaaatcagatgaacttcagacctatgtagaataatgttgtttattgagcatgcaacaaaactgatcacattgcaaaatactCTAGAATGAAGAATAGTGTTCTCCTAGACAAGAGTAActtagatgagaaaggaaaagaaaaagtagaagagatcaaggagaagcatgagaagatgtgggtaagaAAGGATGAATTCAAAGTTGACAATGGGTCTGCACCTGAATCCGGTGCAAGATCTTCATCCGGCAACTAGGGCTTTATGTCTTAGGGGGAGATTTTTCTTGCAGATTCCAAGAACCTCCTCTTCGGTAGTCTATAATCATTTTTTGGAAGGTTGCAAAAGGATTTAATCACATATACAGATGATATCCAGAAGTTTTAGAAGGATCTAGTGCTCTGGTATGCAATTTCATGAAAATCATGGTAATTGGTTGCTGCATTTATTatagtggaaaattaggttttcgaaggatAAAGGTGCATTTCAAAACTTCATTTGTCACAACGCAATCAAGCGAGTAGAGAAGAAAAGAGAGTAAAGCAATTTGGCAATTTCTACAGTGATTCCAACGACTCCAAAGTGAATTTCAATGCCCggttgtgaagcaaggtatttatctGTTCAAACTTTCAATTTTCTGTAACTCCTGGCATTCAAAATGGCTTCAGTTTCTAGTGTTTCTACCCCATTGGTGGTTGATATTAAATATAGGGATGATCTGGAAGGTGCATTTTCATCTATGTGCTATAGCGTACTACATAACAAAGATATCGGGGCTTACATTCACTATGACCTTGAAGATCTTGGAAATGTGGACATGCTGGATCTTTACAACAGGCATTTGGCTGacggtttgggaaatctcaaacctgaGTATAAGGTGCTTCAAGAAAAGGGTTTCTCACAGTTCgtgcattttttgttgtttgatGAGGTAGAATGGATCCATTATTTTCTTAGTCAAGTGCATGATGAGTTCATTTGGCTTGATAGGCCACACAAAATCACCAAGCAAGCAATCTGTTTCATGACAGGCTTAGCCAAAACCGGTGATGTGCCCAGTTTGAGGAAAGTGTCAAATGACACGGTGATAGCCACCACTGGCTCGAGATTTGATAGAAAACCAATTTCCATAAATGACATCttggagaatgatgtgaagtttgcatcaatggtagtCGATTACAAGGTTTACCAATCTAGTAGGTACAACTTTGTGTCTGGTATTGCTATATAATCTGCATACCACATGCTTAAGGATGATAAAAGGTATGATCTATGCACTGTACTTCTGAaggagttgttgataaatctaaagAAGATCAAGTAGGATAAGAAGCACACATTTAAATATGGGACACTTCTTATTTCCCTAGCCTTATTCTTGTTGAATGAGATACCTGGTATCAAaggtaaggtccaatgggccttTGATAAACTGGTGGCCATGCAGATCAAAGAGAGATTATGGCGAGTTGGAGATACTACCATGAGGATATCTGCCCTCTAGGGatatttcaaaaccttccaagcaaCAATGAAGAGCAGGGAAAGGATCcctaggaggttgttgaaaaatatgagtaaaccatttgcttcatgatcGATAAGGATCAATGTCTAATGGAAGCAGTAGAGCCCCGGATAGTATGGATCAtgtccatggggtatgaagttgacttttttacacttgaggcatatgcccaACATCTTCTTAGTCAACCAGTGGAccccaaggaagggagatttgggacTTACAAGGAGAAATATCTTAGTCTGCATATGCAATTTTCTGCTCCTGCCCGAAAAATAAAGGTTACTAAGATCGCAGAGGAAGTGGCTTCTCAAATGggtttcaccaaggaggaggtgaagaaataAAGGGAGAAATATGCACAGAAAGAGACTAAGTTTGCTCCTGCTCCAATTGCACAACCTACAAAACCTAGCCCATCTGGGAAGCATGTTCTGAAGCAGAAGGAGAAGCCAAAGAGAACTTATATTGCAATATCTCTGGTAGCCTCATAAATTGAGTTTGAGGAGGAGGCAAGAAAAGCCAAGAAGAAGGGACAATTTGTCAGAGTGGTGAGGAAGATGCAATCCGGTGGAGCCCAACAAAGCAAAAAGACAAAGTCAGATCGTGCTCCTGTCGTAAGGCCCAAAAGAGAAAGGAAAGTCAAGACTCAACCTAAGCCTGGTGCTCAAAAAGGTAAATCTGAATTTGTTCACTAGCTGACAGTGGAtcaattaattgatgagataattatAGATGGcaatttgaagaatattggagtTTGTTAGGAAAATTTTGATGAAGGAGATAAGAGAaaagttgaggaagcagttgtaCTATACTTACACAATTTTAGTAAaacattaattgaattagaaaagacCATTCCAAAGGATTTGTACAGTTTGATAGATGCTAGAAGAATGACTGCAAGCAAGATTGATAGAGAGATGAAGGAGAGAGAATTAATAAATGTTGCACCTATGTTTCACAAAGTGAAGCTAAAAGATTGATTGAAGAGGCAAAGAAGAAGGGATTTAGAAGTAAAAACAGGATCAACAGATTGATTATTAGAAATGTAGAGAAGGTGAGGAAAGAAACAGAGGAGATATGGAGGAAGATAATTGCAAATGACCCTCTGTACAAGGATGCATTCAAGCCATCTCAGCCAATAGATAAACAAGGTGTTTTCGGAAGTCAAAAGGTTGAGACTCAGGCTAAGGATCAACCAAAAGACCAAGATAATACACCACTTGATGCTGAGACCGATGATGCTCCTTTGGTGGTAGATAGCTCTGTGGCCCCTAAGATCCAATaggttgatactgcaccaagtgggaaAACTGGTGCAACAGATAAAAGGGACAAGGGAGAGAAGACGGATGCTAAGACAATAGAGGCTAAGGTTGATGAGGTTGACAAAGGAAAAAGTATAGCTAATCCAGCAATTGTCACCCCTTCAATTACAGGGACCTCACCTCGGATTCCCATTAATCTTGATGGTTCTATTGATCTTGGAAAGATGTCTCCTATTGAGAAGCCTATGCTCGCAGTTGTTGTGCAAGCCCAGGCCAACCAAGATTTGGTAAAATCAAAGACTGAAGATAAATagctaattttgatgtctatagatgttttgcagaaggtggcccCTAATGTAAAGATAGATTCAAATAACAGTTCCTCTGGTAAATTGTTTTAGTTAATTAATGGggtaaataccagttttgattctttggagaagacaacttcacAAAAAGTTTTGGATAAGTTCAAGGATGTTAGGAAACAAACATtcctgaaaatgattgaagatgataaggTGAGATTAAATAAGAGATTGTAGATTATTTCTGAAACTTTTTCAGAAGCCggtaaattgtataaatcttgtctcattttgcctaagttcactattgatattgataagcAGATAAGTGTTTGCCAAGGTAAGCTTGCTGGAATTTATCAGTTCTTTGATCCGAATGCAACTCTAACCAAAAGTATTGAAGGACAGACTATAGCCTTAAATGATCATATCTCAAGCCTTCAAGCGGATAAGGAGAACATTTTGAGAAAAGTAGGTGAACTCTGGAACGTGATTGCCACCCAATTGGACACTATACTAGGTA is part of the Cryptomeria japonica chromosome 10, Sugi_1.0, whole genome shotgun sequence genome and harbors:
- the LOC131079970 gene encoding aspartic proteinase CDR1; this translates as MKMEGFMGFKLLLILQLVSIMGSHSMLLNDSSMYEKGGLGFRVHLNRRDNHLGVPDRIRFAVERSQNRIGNLTLGIRTPVHVGNGEFLMSLSVGTPGVRIKAIMDTGSDLIWTQCKPCKPCMRQRAPPFDPRKSITYKRLSCNDRFCQEMEPLRLRCLRGCQYTYSYADATYTAGDLAYETFTIGRRAKAREIVFGCGYRNQGKYHGNNGLVGLGRGPLSLISQLGPKISYKFSYCLLPISSPHSQTSPMFFGHAADFRGGQTLSLVQNKRNPSLWYIPMTGVSVSGEALQVTSRAFRVKRSGSGGVIIDSGTTLTYFVRSVYRPLRKAIRKAVGLKPVKEVPVSLDLCYGARPKRWPSVTFHFQGGIDMNLPVGNYFIEAGPDLWCLAFAESGSFSVLGNFAQQNFHFLFDHARNEVSFKPENCSSL